In the genome of Bradyrhizobium arachidis, one region contains:
- a CDS encoding adenylate/guanylate cyclase domain-containing protein, whose protein sequence is MARFASRKARQHAVLSEDYERELTREVLRTELLRVRALIMTGCVIIILLTTMYLIDPAVVNRVWRGTGGLVKEYGLLIGFILLEVWIYAQIRRNLRLNRDLPVARRYIGALIETSLPTLILLLQIRTMGASQALGFAVPLVYFIFVILSTLRLDFWLSTFTGFVAASQLFAVALIYDPDSGVGEPQTYFHAVRSVILLICGVLAGAVGARLRRQFAASIAAATARDRVTNLFGQHVSPQVVERLMAEGTSASGDIRRVAVMFVDFRGFTAGAQSRTPQEVVDRLDGAFAVLVDILDREGGIVNKFLGDGFLALFGAPLEASDAAHRAVAAGREMLTAMDRINAETSWPLRIGIGIHFGEVVAGNIGSPRRKEYTVIGDTVNFASRLEALNKEFGSQLLISASVREALGDDGKDAVALGEVEVRGYERPVPVFQLG, encoded by the coding sequence ATGGCCAGGTTTGCGAGCAGGAAGGCGCGGCAGCATGCCGTGCTCTCGGAGGATTACGAGCGCGAGCTGACGCGGGAGGTGCTGCGCACCGAGCTGTTGCGGGTGCGGGCGCTGATCATGACCGGATGCGTCATCATCATCCTCCTCACCACGATGTATTTGATCGACCCTGCCGTCGTGAACCGGGTCTGGCGTGGTACGGGCGGGCTCGTCAAGGAATACGGCCTTCTGATCGGCTTCATCCTGCTCGAGGTGTGGATTTACGCCCAGATCAGGCGGAACCTCAGGCTCAATCGCGATCTGCCGGTGGCCCGGCGCTACATCGGTGCGCTCATCGAGACGTCGCTGCCCACGCTCATCCTCCTTCTGCAAATCCGGACCATGGGCGCGAGCCAGGCGCTCGGCTTCGCGGTGCCGCTGGTCTACTTCATCTTCGTCATCCTCTCGACCCTGCGGCTCGATTTCTGGCTGTCCACCTTCACTGGCTTTGTCGCGGCGTCGCAGCTGTTCGCCGTCGCGCTGATTTATGATCCTGACAGCGGCGTCGGCGAGCCACAGACCTATTTCCACGCGGTGCGCAGCGTCATCCTCCTGATCTGCGGCGTGCTGGCGGGAGCCGTCGGCGCGCGGTTGCGGCGGCAATTTGCCGCGAGCATCGCGGCGGCCACCGCGCGCGACCGCGTCACCAACCTGTTCGGCCAGCACGTCTCGCCGCAGGTCGTCGAACGGCTGATGGCGGAGGGCACCAGCGCCAGCGGCGATATCCGACGCGTCGCCGTGATGTTCGTCGATTTCCGCGGCTTCACCGCCGGGGCGCAGTCGCGCACGCCGCAGGAGGTGGTCGACCGGCTCGACGGCGCCTTCGCTGTGCTGGTCGACATCCTCGATCGCGAGGGCGGCATCGTGAACAAGTTTCTCGGTGACGGCTTTCTCGCCCTGTTCGGCGCGCCGCTGGAGGCCTCGGATGCCGCGCATCGCGCGGTCGCGGCCGGCCGCGAGATGCTGACCGCGATGGACCGCATCAATGCAGAGACGAGCTGGCCGCTGCGGATCGGCATCGGCATCCATTTTGGCGAGGTCGTCGCCGGCAATATCGGCTCGCCCCGGCGCAAGGAATACACTGTCATCGGCGACACCGTGAACTTCGCCTCGCGGCTGGAAGCTTTGAACAAGGAGTTCGGCTCGCAGCTGTTGATCTCCGCGTCGGTGCGCGAGGCCCTCGGCGATGACGGCAAGGATGCCGTCGCGCTCGGCGAAGTCGAGGTGCGCGGCTACGAGCGGCCGGTGCCGGTGTTTCAACTGGGATAG